In the genome of Anabaena cylindrica PCC 7122, the window GTTAGTTGTGCTAATTATTGCCTTGCCCAAGAGACATTCTGCTTTCAGCCGTATCACGAATTAGGGGCAGTTTAGATTTGATGTAAGTATCAATGCTCGGAGTTTCTTTAGCGTCAAGACTCTGCTTGGCTGTTAGTTGCTGGATGAGCAACTGTACTAAAGCGTTATCGTCAAACTGGAGCAGGGTACTGACTTGGGTGGATTCAATTATAGCCCAAAGCTGTTGGATCAATTTAGCAGTTATCATGAGTTTTGAATTATTTAATATTTTCTTTATATTCTCATGAATTTCCGATTTATGTCGAATTTTTGTCTCAGATTTAATAAATCAACACAACTAAGGTAAGTTAGGCTGGTTTTTTGGGACGATTATGGGGTATTAGTTAAATTTTAGGTGGTATAAAATAAATTATACCAGATACTACAGTCAAAGTCACAGACACCCAAAAGGCAATTAATGAGGGCAGTTGCCAAACTGGTGATAGGGGTGCAATTAGTAGTGATATGGCTATGATTTGACTGACTGTTTTGAGTTTACCCCAAATATTTGCACCGGTGATGGTGGTTTGATTAACTCGCCAACCTGCGATCGCTAATTCCCGTGCTAAAATCACAAATACTCCCCAAGCTGGTATCTTTCCTAATTCCACCAAAACCAATAACGGTGCAAGTACCAATAATTTATCTACTAAAGGATCAAGAAACTTACCTAAATCAGTAATTTGGTTAAGTTTTCTGGCTAAATAACCATCTAACCAATCAGTCAAAGCTGCAATTAAAAATATCGTTAAACATATCCATTTAGCTTCATTAGTGGGATTGTATAAACCATAAAGCAAAAATGGTATTCCCAAAAGTCGAGAAAAAGTAATCCAGTTGGGCAAATTCATTTGCATTTTTTTATTCATATCAATATAGAAAGCAGTGCGTTACATTTGATTTACACTTAACGCACTACTCTAACTTCAACGCCCATGCTAATACTACCTCACAACCGAACACTAGTTAAAACAGTTAATTTTCTTGTCTGAATCAAGATGCTCAGGATTTGAGGATGTACAGGATGTTTTATTAAAATTAATCTGAAGCTTCAGAAATTAAATTAATTCAAATATTCCAGAATATCAAACTCAAATATCATCCTGTTAATCCTTGAATCCTGGATATCCTGATTCAGACAGTTAAATTTTAAGGATCTTCGGTACTTGTTATGCCAAAGTATTATAGCAATTCCCAAGCTCATGAAATACACCCCACCCGCGCTGTCGCGCACCCTCCCCTTGGTAAGGGGAGGGGTAATTTTGTATCTAAACTAGAGTGGGAAAGGCTATAGTTAATTTCATTAAATAGCATAAAAAATGTATCAAATAGTAGCTAAAAGTCTTGCAGGGGTTGACATACAAAGGATATTTATTATTAACTATAAATACAACCTAGTCCATTTTTAGATAAATTGAAAATTATGACTGGTAAAAGAGATATTAAAATTCTAACAGAAATTCTTGATTTAAGTGGTGTGAAAGTCATATCACATCGCCTTCATGTTGGAATTGGGATGATTTTAAAAATCGAACAAGAAAAGTCATTTAGTACCTGCCCTAAGTGTGGCATAAACAGCAAAAGGAACTGGGAACCAGATGATTTTCCTATATCCCCAGTCCCCAGTTTCTAACTCCCAGTTTCTGGATTTGGCGGTAATTTTTCCGGTGGTGCTTCTGCTGGAGGCGCAAGTACCGCATCTGGGGCAACTTCCTCAACAGGAATTGGTTGTTGTTCCCCAGTTTCTGGTTGTGCTTCTGCGACTAATTCAGGAGTAGGAGGATTTGGGGGTGTTGCTTCTGGTACATTTTCAGGTGTAACTTCCTCACTCACCTTTGCTGCTGGTGCTTCCGTGTCAATCGTGGGGATAGACTCAACAGATTGTTCTGGTGCGGGAACAGTTACCGCTTCAGCAGGTGATGTTTCTGTTGCACTTGCTTGTTCTGGAACAGGAGTTATTTTATCAATAATTTCCACTGTAGGTTTATCTATGGGTGCAGGTGGTTTTTTGCTCACAGTTTGCTGTAGCTTACCTTTGACACCACTGAAAACACCGCCAATTAAGGCTGGTAATTGTCCCAGCTTTTCCCGCACAGAAAAATTAGATACCTGTTCTTGTATACTCATCTTCACTAGTTCAGGACTGGGTATTGGCGTTTGTTGTACCTCTGGTGTGAGTTGTCGCCGTAATGAGAGAGTTTGCCAGCCAAACCAAACCAACAGAGCTACACTGGCTACATGACCGAGTAAAAGACCGCCAGTAATACGCGGTGTAAAAATCCATAATACCAAAGCGTAAAATAGCCCCACACCACTCCAGACAAAATCATTCTTACGGTGGATTTCAGGGAAGAAGAAAGCTGCCATGTAGATGGCTAAACTCCCAAGTCCGACGACTAACGCTAGGACATATGCCAGCATTTTTGGATACTCCTTACTGTTTCATTTGACTCGATATTTTAATTTTGCAAATTTTGTGACTAAATTGTTGACTTAGATACAAATTAAAATTAATTATTGATGTTAGTTGTGATTCTTTTTCGTCTACATCAACTCTTAATATCTTCTTTAGGAGTGAAGCGAAAATCTCGGATTACCCTTAAAGAGAAAGGATCTGCAAGAGTTAGCCAAACAAATTTATGACCCTACAAAGCTTTGGTGTGATTGGATTAGCCGTTATGGGCGAGAACATTGCTCTCAACGTTGAGCGTAATGGCTTCCCAATTGCAGTTTACAACCGCTCTCGTGAAAAAACCGATGCTTTCATGGCGCAGCGTGCAGGAGGACGGAACGTTGTTGCCGCCTTCACCTTGGAAGAATTTGTTGCTGCACTAGAACGTCCCCGTAAAATTTTGGTGATGGTACAAGCTGGTAAGCCTGTTGATGCAGTAATTCAACAGCTTAAGCCCTTGCTACAAGAAGGTGATATCATTATCGACGGTGGGAACTCTTGGTTTGAAGATACTGAAAGACGCACTCAGGAATTAGAACCTACTGGATTACGCTATCTTGGTATGGGTGTCAGTGGTGGTGAAGAAGGTGCGCTGAATGGACCTTCGCTGATGCCTGGTGGTACAAAAAGTTCCTATGAGTACTTGTCCCCCATTTTCAACAAGATCGCTGCTCAAGTCGATGACGGCCCTTGCGTTACCTATATTGGACCTGGTGGATCTGGTCACTATGTAAAAATGGTACACAACGGTATTGAGTACGGTGATATGCAGTTAATTGCAGAAGCCTACGATTTGCTGAAAAATGTGGCTGGACTTAACCCTACTCAGCTACATGAAGTGTTTACCCAATGGAATACAACTGATGAACTCAATTCATTTTTGATTGAGATTACAGCTAATATTTTCCCCTACGTTGATCCAGAAACCAAGAAACCCCTAGTTGATTTGATTGTTGACGCTGCCGGTCAAAAGGGAACTGGACGTTGGACTGTACAAACTGCTTTAGAATTGGGCGTTGCGATTCCAACAATTACCGCTGCTGTAAATGCTCGGATTCTCTCTTCAATCAGAGATGAGCGGATTGCTGCTTCTAAGCAACTGACTGGCCCTACTGCTAAGTATACCGGAGATATCAAGGCTTTTGTGAACATGGTGCGTGATGCACTCTATTGTTCCAAAATCTGTTCTTATGCTCAAGGGATGGCTCTGTTATCTACAGCTTCCAAAACTTACAATTGGGATTTGAATCTGGGTGAAATGGCTCGGATTTGGAAGGGTGGTTGTATTATTCGCGCTGGTTTCTTGAATAAGATTAAGAAGGCTTTTGACGAAAATCCAGCTTTGCCAAACTTGCTATTAGCACCTGAATTTAAGCAAACAATTCTGGATAGACAAAATGCTTGGCGGGAAGTAATTATTACTGCTGCTAAGTTGGGTATTCCTGTTCCAGCTTTTAGTGCTTCTCTAGATTACTTCGATAGTTACCGCCGCGATCGCTTGCCTCAAAACTTGACTCAAGCACAACGCGACTATTTCGGCGCTCATACTTATCTCCGTACTGATAAGTCTGGCAGTTTCCACACTGAATGGGTTCCCATTGCTGAAGCTAAGAAGTAAGATACTTCTGGTTAAGCTTTAAAGTAAGTCCTTGCTGTTGATTTCGGCAAGTTTGACTACAGGGGCGGGGTTTTCCCGCCCTTAATCGTAAGATAAAGATGCTATTGAATTTAGTTCAAAAGTTATGCTATAGTCACTGAACAAATATCGTGCCAGTAGTAATAGTAATAATATTGATTGTCATTAAAAATAAAAAATAATCTCATAAACATAAAAAAGCTATGTATATAAGAAAAATTGAAATTAAAAATTTGTGGGGAAATGATTTCTTATGGACGCTCAATGAAGACGTAAATGTTTTAATTGGTAAAAATGGTTCAGGGAAATCAACGATACTACGAATGCTTTACGAAGCAGTATTGCCTGTTGAAGATAGCAAATTGGATTTTAGGTTATTTGATCCCATTGATGAAATAATTATCGAGTTAGAAGATGATATTGTCGTCAGAGTTAATAGTGAAAGTAGAAGTATAACAGCAAACAAAGAAATTACTAATTATCAACCGAATATAAACTTTATTAATACTTTTGATGTTGTTGAAAAGAAGTTAAAACAAAATACTACATTGCTTGACTACCAACTGGATAAGTTAAAACAAGAATTCGTTACTTATCAAAGAGATTTATCTAATCAAGTAGAAGAAATATTTAAAATAGATGATAAAGCAACAAGAAGAAATCAATTAGATAAAATTGAATCTATCTATGAAACTAAAAATACATTTATTAAGATATTAACTCAACTATTTAGTGATACAGAAAAAAAATTTAATGAAAAGAAATTTCACTTTTTAAAAGAAGGTATTCAAACACCAATATTACCAAAGAATCTGTCATCTGGAGAAAAACAGATGTTGATTATCTTATTAACAACCTTACTTCAAGACGGGAAAGGTTATATATTATTAATGGACGAGCCGGAAATATCGCTGCATATTGATTGGCAAAGGAGTTTAATCTCAAACATAAGGCAGATAAATCCAAATTGCCAAATTATCATCACAACTCATTCACCAACTGTTTGGTATCAAGGCTGGATTGAAGAAGTCACACAAATAGAAGATATTCAGTCAACTTCAGATTTAGTAACAGAAAGTACCATTTTAAAAGAAAAAACTGATCAATTAGGAGAGCGTGTACAAGAAATAAAAAATATTTTTGGCAGCTTTTCAGGGGACACGTCACGTAAACTTTATCAATTTAATCGCAAAATTAATGAATATACTTTATTTACAAAAGATGAATGCCTTCAATTGTTGGATTTCCTGAAAGAAAATACGATTGATCCTGATGTCATAACATTTACTACTCTTATTTCCAAGCTCAATAATTATAAAGATGCAAAAGATATTTTTGATTTAATGACAGCAGAAACCTGTAGTGAATCATCTCATGTCAAGCCTAATAATATAACTCTTAATACTTTGATTAAAAAAGTCAGTGGGGTTGAAGAAGGCATTGAATTTATTCACAATATAAATCACAACATCAATGAAAACCTGGAATTGCTTCCTGACATTATAACTTTCAGCACTTTGCTTGGGAAAGCAAGAAATATGGATGAAATTAGATCACTTGAAGAAGCACGAACCTATTATGGAATTAAAGCGAATGATATATATTTAAATAAATTGGCTTTTAAGGGGTTTCAGGGAGGACGGTAATTAATGAATTTGTATGAAGTTGCTGCTGAAAGAATCGAAGGAGAGGCTCGTCAGAAGAGGTGTGATATTTCTGTATTGGTTGAAGATTTTTATGATGAAGAATTTTGGAGACTTATTATTGAAAATGTTAAACCGAATTTAAGAAATAGAATTTATTTTCCATATCCCAATAAAAAAGGAACACGTGGAAAATCTATTTTGAAGA includes:
- the pgsA gene encoding CDP-diacylglycerol--glycerol-3-phosphate 3-phosphatidyltransferase, with the translated sequence MNLPNWITFSRLLGIPFLLYGLYNPTNEAKWICLTIFLIAALTDWLDGYLARKLNQITDLGKFLDPLVDKLLVLAPLLVLVELGKIPAWGVFVILARELAIAGWRVNQTTITGANIWGKLKTVSQIIAISLLIAPLSPVWQLPSLIAFWVSVTLTVVSGIIYFIPPKI
- a CDS encoding Ycf66 family protein produces the protein MLAYVLALVVGLGSLAIYMAAFFFPEIHRKNDFVWSGVGLFYALVLWIFTPRITGGLLLGHVASVALLVWFGWQTLSLRRQLTPEVQQTPIPSPELVKMSIQEQVSNFSVREKLGQLPALIGGVFSGVKGKLQQTVSKKPPAPIDKPTVEIIDKITPVPEQASATETSPAEAVTVPAPEQSVESIPTIDTEAPAAKVSEEVTPENVPEATPPNPPTPELVAEAQPETGEQQPIPVEEVAPDAVLAPPAEAPPEKLPPNPETGS
- the gndA gene encoding NADP-dependent phosphogluconate dehydrogenase; this translates as MTLQSFGVIGLAVMGENIALNVERNGFPIAVYNRSREKTDAFMAQRAGGRNVVAAFTLEEFVAALERPRKILVMVQAGKPVDAVIQQLKPLLQEGDIIIDGGNSWFEDTERRTQELEPTGLRYLGMGVSGGEEGALNGPSLMPGGTKSSYEYLSPIFNKIAAQVDDGPCVTYIGPGGSGHYVKMVHNGIEYGDMQLIAEAYDLLKNVAGLNPTQLHEVFTQWNTTDELNSFLIEITANIFPYVDPETKKPLVDLIVDAAGQKGTGRWTVQTALELGVAIPTITAAVNARILSSIRDERIAASKQLTGPTAKYTGDIKAFVNMVRDALYCSKICSYAQGMALLSTASKTYNWDLNLGEMARIWKGGCIIRAGFLNKIKKAFDENPALPNLLLAPEFKQTILDRQNAWREVIITAAKLGIPVPAFSASLDYFDSYRRDRLPQNLTQAQRDYFGAHTYLRTDKSGSFHTEWVPIAEAKK
- a CDS encoding AAA family ATPase, which produces MYIRKIEIKNLWGNDFLWTLNEDVNVLIGKNGSGKSTILRMLYEAVLPVEDSKLDFRLFDPIDEIIIELEDDIVVRVNSESRSITANKEITNYQPNINFINTFDVVEKKLKQNTTLLDYQLDKLKQEFVTYQRDLSNQVEEIFKIDDKATRRNQLDKIESIYETKNTFIKILTQLFSDTEKKFNEKKFHFLKEGIQTPILPKNLSSGEKQMLIILLTTLLQDGKGYILLMDEPEISLHIDWQRSLISNIRQINPNCQIIITTHSPTVWYQGWIEEVTQIEDIQSTSDLVTESTILKEKTDQLGERVQEIKNIFGSFSGDTSRKLYQFNRKINEYTLFTKDECLQLLDFLKENTIDPDVITFTTLISKLNNYKDAKDIFDLMTAETCSESSHVKPNNITLNTLIKKVSGVEEGIEFIHNINHNINENLELLPDIITFSTLLGKARNMDEIRSLEEARTYYGIKANDIYLNKLAFKGFQGGR
- a CDS encoding DUF4435 domain-containing protein gives rise to the protein MNLYEVAAERIEGEARQKRCDISVLVEDFYDEEFWRLIIENVKPNLRNRIYFPYPNKKGTRGKSILKNFKEFVNRKFIICIDSDCEYLYPTFRRY